From a single Lentisphaera profundi genomic region:
- a CDS encoding sulfatase-like hydrolase/transferase has product MNFKFSFLVAALCGSVWASAASMDKKRPNVVFIMCDDLNDYISGMKGHDQSQTPALASFAESAVMFKRAYSNNPVCAPSRASVFTGIYPHTSKNLFWGKWFQNAILKNSKTMMEHFADNGYYVTGSGKLLHHFTKNVWPYYNKQADYGPFYSLNGKASVAHPGVPAPFNSIGAIDGSFGALEAIPKNRAQGEGWLRGSWKVKDRSLNFDDSARRDMTPDEENAAWAAAQIKSFEKNGQDQPFFLGVGFVRPHTPLHVPQKYFDMFPLDKIQLPIIKKNDASDTFYTEVFDGDKKGLKYFELLKQSYPNQEAGIRAFTQAYLASIAAVDDCIGQVIDAVNSSPLKEKRQGTWPSIQLL; this is encoded by the coding sequence ATGAATTTCAAATTTAGTTTTTTAGTGGCCGCGCTATGTGGTTCAGTATGGGCCTCTGCGGCATCGATGGATAAAAAGCGACCCAATGTGGTCTTTATCATGTGCGATGATCTCAACGATTATATTTCGGGGATGAAGGGGCACGATCAAAGCCAGACTCCCGCCTTAGCCAGCTTTGCAGAATCTGCGGTGATGTTTAAAAGAGCCTATAGCAACAACCCGGTTTGTGCCCCATCACGTGCGAGCGTTTTCACGGGTATCTATCCTCATACCTCAAAGAACTTATTTTGGGGTAAGTGGTTTCAGAATGCAATACTTAAAAATTCTAAGACAATGATGGAGCATTTTGCCGATAATGGTTATTATGTCACTGGCTCGGGAAAGCTACTTCACCACTTTACAAAAAATGTTTGGCCGTATTACAATAAGCAGGCTGATTATGGCCCCTTTTATTCATTAAATGGAAAGGCATCGGTAGCCCACCCCGGCGTACCCGCACCCTTTAATTCAATAGGGGCGATTGATGGATCTTTTGGAGCTTTGGAAGCTATACCTAAAAATAGGGCTCAGGGGGAAGGTTGGCTTAGAGGATCGTGGAAAGTCAAAGATCGAAGTTTGAATTTTGATGATTCAGCAAGACGTGACATGACTCCAGATGAAGAGAATGCCGCTTGGGCCGCAGCGCAGATCAAATCATTTGAAAAAAATGGCCAGGATCAACCCTTCTTCTTGGGGGTGGGCTTTGTTCGTCCCCACACACCACTTCACGTACCGCAAAAATATTTTGACATGTTTCCCTTGGATAAAATACAGTTGCCGATAATCAAAAAAAATGATGCGAGCGATACTTTTTATACCGAGGTATTTGATGGTGATAAGAAAGGATTGAAATATTTTGAGTTGCTCAAGCAATCCTACCCCAATCAGGAAGCGGGAATTCGCGCTTTTACGCAGGCATACTTAGCGAGTATTGCGGCAGTAGATGATTGCATAGGGCAAGTGATAGATGCAGTAAATTCGAGCCCGCTCAAAGAGAAAAGGCAGGGCACTTGGCCGAGCATCCAGTTGCTTTGA
- a CDS encoding prepilin-type N-terminal cleavage/methylation domain-containing protein, whose amino-acid sequence MKKITPFTLIELLVVVAIIGILASLLLPSLGKARKKAQQAICTNKIKQHSVAVAMYAEDNENYAPVRYDDGLNWFRQLASGNYLPNFEVDLRACPNGSPIQDTDKYWASSIGLNAKLAYDDGAWQIPVPMDTSHGSDTMLLMDSYNIMPVVWATTLTADKVLDSDQEKRIARHDNKANVGFIDGHVAALGSTYLQSKNDATADFWLP is encoded by the coding sequence TTGAAAAAGATTACACCTTTCACTCTTATTGAACTCTTGGTGGTAGTGGCCATTATAGGGATTTTGGCGAGTCTATTACTTCCTTCCTTAGGGAAGGCGCGAAAAAAGGCTCAACAGGCGATCTGTACAAATAAAATCAAGCAGCACTCAGTAGCAGTGGCTATGTATGCAGAAGATAATGAGAACTATGCTCCAGTGAGGTATGATGATGGCCTGAATTGGTTTAGGCAGCTAGCTTCAGGGAATTACTTGCCCAACTTTGAAGTAGATTTACGTGCCTGTCCCAATGGTTCACCGATTCAGGATACAGATAAATATTGGGCAAGCTCAATTGGGCTTAATGCGAAATTAGCCTATGATGATGGCGCATGGCAAATTCCAGTGCCCATGGATACGAGTCACGGATCAGATACCATGCTCTTGATGGATTCTTATAATATCATGCCGGTAGTTTGGGCAACGACTTTAACGGCGGATAAGGTATTAGATAGTGATCAAGAAAAGCGTATTGCGCGTCATGATAATAAAGCGAATGTGGGCTTTATTGATGGTCACGTAGCGGCTTTGGGAAGTACCTATTTACAAAGCAAGAATGATGCAACGGCAGATTTTTGGTTGCCTTAA
- the creC gene encoding two-component system sensor histidine kinase CreC → MTRLTIKQRIILTFGIISALAIYLFTDSLNTNARRHYLEASEELMYDQVFTLRSLIYALRSDSDPMALAPLKNTFDQHSQEPKLTPKAQIYALEKWGSDTELYLTDATGKIIFHSANNQEMGNDFSHWRNITLALAGDYGARATRADKDLPSSSVLHVSLPIYDHNKNISGTITYVKPVKRLSLYLDRAREKIIRTALLTLALLILLCFYFTRRIVRPIEALTDYAKSVGEGQRPQLPATPYGEIKILAHTMEEILKKLDGKAYVESYMQTLSHELKSPLAAMHGALELLDEASPEQAEKLCSNLRKETTRMTQMVENILFLSRLENQAKPMEMQKLDLKKLCQKILDESRERFPHYQFSWQSEVDESPIVGNDFLLQLAINNLIKNAVEFSPEESTIEVKMERDDNCYHITINDQGSGIPDYALEKIFDRFYSLPRPNNGRKSSGLGLAIVREILTHHQSTIKFLSPTDKKGTQVRVSFPINL, encoded by the coding sequence ATGACTCGCCTCACCATTAAACAACGAATCATTTTAACCTTCGGTATTATCTCCGCTCTGGCCATTTATTTATTTACTGATTCACTCAATACTAATGCCCGCCGTCATTATCTAGAAGCCAGCGAAGAACTGATGTATGATCAAGTCTTCACCCTGCGCTCGCTCATTTACGCACTGCGTTCAGACTCTGATCCCATGGCGCTTGCTCCGCTGAAAAATACTTTTGATCAACATTCCCAAGAACCTAAGCTCACTCCTAAAGCACAAATCTATGCTCTCGAAAAATGGGGTAGCGATACCGAATTATACCTCACTGATGCCACCGGAAAAATCATTTTCCACTCTGCCAATAATCAGGAAATGGGCAATGATTTTAGTCATTGGCGAAATATCACTTTAGCCCTCGCCGGAGATTACGGAGCACGAGCAACCCGTGCAGACAAAGATCTTCCCTCGAGCTCCGTCTTGCATGTCAGCCTCCCCATTTACGACCACAATAAAAACATTTCTGGCACCATTACTTACGTCAAACCCGTCAAGCGCTTGAGCCTCTATCTAGATAGAGCTAGAGAAAAAATTATCCGCACCGCCTTACTGACTCTTGCACTACTTATTCTACTCTGTTTTTATTTCACGCGCCGTATTGTTCGTCCCATCGAAGCTCTCACTGATTACGCCAAATCCGTTGGTGAAGGCCAACGCCCACAACTTCCCGCTACTCCCTATGGTGAAATAAAAATATTGGCTCACACCATGGAAGAAATCCTCAAAAAACTCGATGGCAAAGCCTATGTTGAATCCTATATGCAAACCTTAAGTCATGAACTCAAAAGTCCCCTTGCGGCCATGCATGGGGCCTTGGAACTCTTGGATGAAGCGTCCCCGGAGCAAGCCGAAAAACTTTGCTCCAATCTTCGTAAAGAAACAACGCGAATGACGCAAATGGTGGAAAATATTCTCTTTCTCAGTCGCCTAGAGAATCAAGCTAAGCCAATGGAGATGCAAAAACTCGACTTAAAAAAACTCTGTCAAAAAATCCTCGACGAAAGCCGTGAGCGCTTTCCCCACTATCAATTTTCCTGGCAAAGCGAAGTCGACGAGTCTCCCATTGTAGGCAATGATTTTCTACTCCAATTAGCGATCAATAACCTCATCAAAAACGCCGTTGAATTCTCGCCTGAAGAGAGCACGATTGAAGTCAAAATGGAACGAGATGATAATTGCTATCACATCACTATTAACGATCAGGGCTCGGGCATCCCCGATTATGCCTTAGAAAAGATATTTGACCGCTTCTACTCTTTACCACGCCCCAATAACGGCCGCAAAAGCTCCGGCCTCGGTCTTGCCATCGTCCGCGAAATCCTCACTCATCATCAGTCCACAATCAAATTTCTTTCCCCTACAGACAAAAAAGGGACCCAAGTCAGAGTCAGTTTTCCGATTAATCTCTAA
- the creB gene encoding two-component system response regulator CreB: MPKILIVEDEPSIADNIRIALDLEGFENLWAPTLAQAHEFLVDEAPALIILDIGLPDGSGFDFCRELRTTQNIPVIMLTARSDEIDRIVGLELGADDYVTKPFSPRELAARVKSVLRRTQNSFEVKTECSHSSKLHINSQTFAASYGDFKLKLSAHEFHLIEALAEHPGRIFSRQQLLERAWQDPNSAMERTVDAHVKSLRAKLKKTIGKDLIVTHRGFGYSLEDNE, encoded by the coding sequence ATGCCCAAAATTTTAATTGTTGAAGACGAGCCCTCCATTGCCGATAATATTCGCATCGCACTGGATTTAGAAGGCTTCGAAAATCTTTGGGCACCCACCCTTGCTCAAGCTCATGAATTTTTAGTGGATGAAGCCCCTGCACTCATTATTCTCGATATCGGCCTACCCGATGGTAGTGGCTTCGACTTTTGCCGTGAATTGCGCACTACGCAAAATATTCCCGTCATTATGCTCACTGCTCGTTCAGATGAAATAGATCGCATTGTTGGCTTGGAACTGGGCGCAGATGATTATGTCACCAAGCCCTTCAGCCCACGTGAATTGGCCGCCCGAGTGAAAAGTGTTTTGCGACGTACGCAAAATTCTTTTGAAGTCAAAACTGAATGCTCCCATAGTTCTAAGCTTCATATCAATTCACAGACTTTTGCCGCTTCTTATGGCGATTTTAAACTCAAACTCTCTGCCCATGAGTTTCACCTAATTGAAGCCTTAGCAGAACATCCTGGTCGTATCTTTAGTCGTCAGCAACTTCTAGAGCGGGCCTGGCAAGATCCCAATTCGGCAATGGAACGTACTGTGGATGCCCACGTTAAAAGCTTGCGTGCTAAGCTTAAAAAAACTATTGGCAAAGACCTCATTGTCACTCACCGTGGTTTTGGTTATTCTCTTGAGGATAATGAATGA
- a CDS encoding archaeosortase/exosortase family protein — protein sequence MKFSLAIVCCLLANWTSLVWLGHRFIASDSHCLVALFILAFFLYRQDWKNTRIDKQALILSSGLSFLTLIGLFLNIPEIALAFIFALNLNLLCSKAFERKWLWPSFALLLLSLPIISSIQFFLGYPLRLFSTQASAILLKIGGIHVQAHGTVLEWQGRQTIVDAPCSGINMLWAGLLLIAIIAIHEKMKAKAFFKFFGLGFCLIIASNIIRNTALFYLENTPLELPEFSHSAVGLFIFTLYIFAILFIQKRSSHAKTLC from the coding sequence ATGAAATTTTCTCTCGCCATAGTTTGCTGTTTACTCGCTAACTGGACCAGTCTCGTTTGGCTGGGGCACCGCTTTATTGCTAGTGATAGTCATTGCCTTGTTGCTTTATTTATCCTTGCTTTCTTTCTTTACAGGCAGGATTGGAAGAATACGAGAATCGATAAACAGGCACTCATACTTAGCTCTGGATTATCATTTTTGACCCTCATAGGACTTTTCTTGAATATCCCTGAGATTGCCCTCGCTTTTATCTTTGCCCTCAACCTCAACCTCCTCTGCTCTAAAGCTTTTGAGCGTAAATGGCTTTGGCCATCCTTTGCACTCTTGCTCTTGTCTTTACCCATCATCTCGAGTATTCAGTTTTTCCTTGGTTATCCCCTGCGTTTATTCTCCACTCAAGCATCTGCCATTTTGCTCAAAATCGGGGGTATCCATGTCCAAGCACATGGCACTGTCTTAGAATGGCAAGGGCGTCAGACCATTGTCGATGCTCCTTGTAGCGGCATCAATATGCTCTGGGCTGGCTTGCTCTTGATTGCGATCATCGCCATCCATGAAAAAATGAAAGCAAAAGCATTTTTCAAATTCTTTGGCCTCGGTTTCTGCTTGATTATTGCTTCCAATATTATCCGTAATACGGCTTTGTTTTATTTGGAGAACACTCCTTTAGAACTCCCCGAATTTTCTCATAGTGCTGTCGGACTCTTCATTTTTACCCTTTATATCTTTGCGATTCTCTTCATCCAAAAAAGGAGCTCTCATGCAAAAACTCTATGCTAG
- a CDS encoding VIT domain-containing protein, with protein sequence MNTSFNFTAEAKQGLNDFIKNHELCRNDQRKEELRQIIESLFEDGDKEIDLQKLESILTKISQPKALSLDLKSGVMKYSKSKKSKLPVGKNSKLIAATPGDFGPWESFFYLFFTMVLPAAAIIIELLYHPFADSFFDPLPDFPHIILCSLPPLSNFISYWHLKQNKVFNPKMIYLQNAALAASFYYCLYFVPLSPLSALAIIFMGMGLLSLAPLFGFAGVYNLRKHYYRMHEIKASKLLHFFKALGLLFAFLLLSKIPTAITEYGIHKYAKATSHQEKSAAASLIRNLGSTEHILKKAQRGFGSGTAAVGDLPVNNSVSDKLLNQLYFQVTGKSPKKIERKNGSGLLGRSRFNWDPDVGDQEIGTKQEQLFLISSQFDSKLDADPAIAYSEWIMEFENLHERQSREARMEIILPDQAVISRLTLWVNGEEREAAFAKSSKVKSAYQKIVRQRRDPVLVTWSAKNRIFVQCFPVLAQKRMKIRIGITSPMPLSQDKKHAYFYPPQILASNFHLAPNLDHQVWLESKQNMTSAHLPELKLEKSAKNSYSLRGTLSQEQMAHHFRIELPRRDINEFWGLDHHDESRLISSKLSYGSPFSREKFLVLIDGSHSMAKEKEALAPTIKKLIDHKNFEVFIAGTELTKVQALSDYEDYDFEGGRDNLYALDQIIELATHEHSIIWIHGPQPYLLSSSNKLNQYQKRRGLVPILNFQFNSGANKILQEIKKSPHYSNLAASNRAELIDLFELMLNPSEWPQFKRTFIDADSFTKTDHQASSHLARLMISDEVYSAYFSDAKNLDVVAQTAAKYQLVTPLSGAVVLETQAQYDAAGLEAVDPSSVPTVPEPETWALIIILSLFLIYYLSKEKHKLLANK encoded by the coding sequence ATGAATACATCATTTAATTTTACCGCAGAGGCGAAGCAAGGCCTCAATGATTTTATTAAAAATCATGAACTCTGCAGAAATGATCAACGCAAAGAAGAACTGCGTCAAATCATTGAATCTTTATTCGAGGATGGGGACAAAGAAATCGACCTACAAAAACTCGAGTCTATACTTACTAAAATATCTCAGCCCAAAGCGCTTTCATTGGATCTCAAATCGGGGGTGATGAAATATTCAAAATCCAAAAAATCAAAGCTCCCTGTGGGCAAAAACTCAAAACTGATCGCAGCCACTCCAGGTGATTTTGGTCCTTGGGAGAGTTTTTTCTACTTATTTTTCACCATGGTCCTGCCCGCCGCAGCAATAATCATTGAATTACTCTACCATCCTTTTGCTGATAGTTTTTTTGATCCCTTACCCGACTTTCCCCATATTATTCTTTGCTCGCTTCCTCCTCTATCTAATTTTATTAGCTATTGGCATTTGAAGCAAAACAAAGTCTTTAATCCAAAAATGATTTATCTGCAAAATGCGGCCTTGGCAGCTTCTTTTTATTACTGCCTCTACTTTGTTCCACTCTCTCCTCTGAGTGCACTGGCCATTATTTTCATGGGCATGGGTCTGCTCAGCCTCGCTCCCTTATTTGGCTTTGCAGGGGTCTATAATTTACGAAAACACTATTACCGCATGCACGAAATTAAAGCTTCTAAGCTCCTGCATTTCTTCAAGGCTCTTGGCTTACTCTTTGCTTTCTTACTGCTCAGCAAAATCCCAACTGCCATTACTGAGTACGGTATTCATAAATATGCGAAGGCAACAAGCCATCAAGAGAAATCCGCCGCCGCTTCGCTCATTCGCAATCTTGGTTCAACTGAACATATTCTCAAAAAAGCTCAGCGTGGCTTTGGTTCTGGCACTGCCGCAGTTGGTGATTTACCCGTCAATAATTCTGTTTCAGATAAGCTCCTCAATCAGCTTTACTTTCAAGTCACAGGGAAAAGCCCCAAAAAGATTGAACGTAAGAATGGTTCTGGCCTGCTTGGTCGCAGTCGCTTCAACTGGGACCCCGATGTCGGCGACCAGGAAATTGGCACCAAACAAGAACAACTTTTTCTCATTAGCTCACAGTTTGATAGTAAACTCGATGCGGATCCCGCAATTGCTTATAGCGAATGGATTATGGAATTCGAAAATTTACATGAACGACAAAGTCGTGAAGCTCGTATGGAAATCATCCTTCCCGATCAGGCTGTTATCAGTCGCCTCACGCTCTGGGTCAATGGCGAAGAACGCGAAGCGGCTTTCGCAAAAAGTTCTAAAGTCAAAAGTGCTTATCAAAAAATTGTCCGCCAAAGACGTGATCCCGTACTCGTGACCTGGAGTGCTAAAAATCGCATCTTTGTCCAATGCTTCCCTGTACTTGCTCAAAAACGCATGAAAATTCGCATCGGCATCACCAGCCCCATGCCCTTGAGTCAAGACAAAAAACATGCCTATTTTTATCCTCCACAAATCCTAGCTTCAAACTTTCATCTTGCACCGAATTTGGACCACCAAGTTTGGTTGGAGTCCAAGCAAAACATGACTAGTGCTCACCTCCCCGAATTAAAACTCGAAAAGTCAGCGAAAAACAGCTATTCCTTACGAGGAACTTTAAGTCAGGAACAAATGGCTCATCATTTCCGTATCGAACTCCCCAGGCGGGACATCAATGAGTTTTGGGGTCTAGATCATCATGACGAGAGCCGCCTCATTAGCTCAAAACTCAGCTATGGTTCACCCTTCAGTCGTGAAAAGTTCCTCGTTCTAATTGATGGTTCTCATAGTATGGCCAAAGAAAAAGAGGCTTTAGCTCCCACTATAAAAAAACTCATTGATCACAAGAATTTTGAAGTTTTCATTGCCGGAACCGAACTCACTAAGGTTCAGGCCCTCAGTGATTACGAAGATTATGATTTTGAGGGTGGTCGTGATAATCTCTACGCCCTGGATCAAATCATTGAACTCGCTACACATGAACATTCCATCATTTGGATCCATGGTCCACAACCCTATCTTTTAAGTAGCAGTAATAAACTCAATCAATATCAAAAACGTCGTGGTCTAGTTCCCATTCTCAATTTCCAATTTAATTCGGGAGCCAACAAGATTTTACAAGAAATTAAAAAATCTCCGCATTACTCAAATTTAGCCGCGAGCAATCGCGCTGAACTTATTGATTTATTTGAACTGATGCTAAACCCCAGCGAATGGCCGCAATTTAAACGTACTTTTATCGACGCCGACTCATTCACTAAAACTGATCATCAAGCCTCCTCACATCTCGCACGCTTAATGATTTCCGACGAAGTGTATAGTGCTTATTTTTCCGACGCCAAAAACTTGGATGTTGTGGCTCAAACTGCCGCTAAATACCAACTTGTCACACCACTCTCAGGTGCCGTTGTGCTCGAGACTCAGGCTCAGTATGACGCTGCCGGCCTTGAAGCCGTCGATCCTTCCTCGGTCCCCACTGTTCCAGAGCCAGAAACTTGGGCACTGATCATTATCTTATCCCTCTTTTTGATTTATTACTTAAGCAAAGAAAAACATAAGCTTCTGGCTAATAAATAA
- the creD gene encoding cell envelope integrity protein CreD: MSDESPLNFKQRDFLKQLKNSLMAKIAMIAIIIALLYIPKSLILDLIHERENRSAEVLKEIQHKWGGPQNIYGAILSIPLASDKETFIHLHPEKLDILGQIHPEERKKSIFKTIVYKSDLDYQLAFNFTSITQLYGKEKLLWDQAILSFGISDLKGLSRQINLKHCEQNINARPGIPIDNGLKTGFHFPLNLDANEQQITLSTQLQINGSQELSFVPSGRQSIIQVQSTWPHPGFEGKYLPTSYNISDTGFDSHWEIHDLQRDFISSWRDREHALEQETCSVRLIQFNGSYSQVHRLVKYTLLFLCFTFAAIFICERLSGQIIHPLQYILFGFASLMFYVLLLSISEHLSFALAYLIASVICSIMMALYSRSLLANWKNSLSIGFTTGGLYGYLYGTIQLEDYALLMGSLGLIITLATVMYFTRDLSRYNTKEIKA, encoded by the coding sequence ATGAGTGATGAATCCCCCCTAAACTTTAAGCAGCGCGACTTTCTAAAGCAACTAAAAAATTCACTCATGGCCAAAATTGCAATGATCGCCATTATCATTGCTCTACTCTACATTCCAAAATCTTTGATTTTAGATCTCATTCATGAACGAGAAAATCGTAGTGCAGAAGTCCTCAAAGAAATTCAACATAAATGGGGTGGACCACAAAATATTTATGGGGCCATACTCTCTATCCCCCTCGCTTCAGATAAAGAGACTTTCATTCACCTTCATCCTGAGAAGCTCGATATTTTGGGTCAAATCCATCCTGAAGAACGAAAGAAATCCATTTTCAAAACCATCGTCTACAAAAGCGATCTCGATTATCAACTCGCTTTTAATTTCACCTCCATCACGCAACTTTACGGAAAGGAAAAACTACTCTGGGATCAAGCTATACTCAGCTTTGGCATTAGTGACCTCAAGGGTTTGAGCCGTCAAATCAACTTGAAGCATTGTGAGCAAAACATTAACGCTCGTCCAGGAATCCCTATTGATAATGGATTAAAAACAGGCTTTCATTTCCCTTTAAATTTAGATGCCAATGAACAACAAATCACTCTATCGACCCAGCTTCAAATTAATGGTAGTCAAGAACTAAGCTTCGTTCCGAGTGGTCGCCAAAGCATCATTCAAGTCCAATCCACTTGGCCCCATCCCGGCTTTGAAGGGAAGTATTTACCGACTAGCTATAATATATCTGATACAGGCTTTGATTCCCATTGGGAAATTCATGATCTCCAACGCGATTTTATAAGCTCATGGCGTGATCGCGAGCACGCACTGGAACAAGAAACTTGCAGTGTGCGCCTCATTCAATTTAATGGGAGCTATAGCCAAGTTCACCGCCTCGTAAAATACACCCTACTCTTTCTCTGTTTTACTTTTGCTGCGATCTTCATTTGCGAACGCCTCAGCGGACAAATCATTCATCCTCTGCAATACATCCTCTTTGGTTTTGCTTCCCTAATGTTTTATGTCCTCTTACTTTCCATTTCCGAACACCTAAGCTTTGCCCTTGCCTATTTAATCGCATCGGTCATTTGCTCAATTATGATGGCACTCTATTCCCGTAGCTTGCTCGCCAACTGGAAAAACTCATTAAGCATTGGCTTCACCACCGGAGGACTCTATGGCTACCTTTATGGGACCATACAATTAGAGGATTATGCCCTGCTCATGGGTAGCCTTGGATTAATCATCACTCTGGCTACCGTAATGTATTTCACAAGGGATTTAAGTCGATATAACACCAAGGAGATTAAGGCATGA
- a CDS encoding YchJ family protein, translated as MLKIKRERIMCPCGSGKKYPQCCALYHGGSFPETAEQLMRSRYCAFVKHDVEYLLRTQHKDLASANDRQEILDTFQDCQWLELKVLDSKKGAKGDIEGSVEFLATYANEGQVFEHRENSRFKKVGPQWFYHSIV; from the coding sequence GTGTTAAAAATTAAAAGAGAGAGAATTATGTGTCCTTGTGGAAGTGGAAAAAAGTACCCCCAATGTTGTGCCCTTTATCATGGTGGGAGTTTTCCCGAAACAGCCGAGCAGCTCATGCGTTCGCGTTACTGTGCCTTTGTAAAACACGATGTGGAATATTTGTTGCGAACTCAGCACAAAGATTTAGCCAGTGCCAATGATCGTCAAGAAATTTTAGATACTTTCCAGGACTGTCAATGGCTTGAACTCAAAGTTCTTGACAGCAAGAAGGGTGCAAAAGGCGATATTGAGGGAAGCGTAGAATTCCTTGCGACTTACGCAAATGAAGGCCAAGTTTTTGAGCATCGAGAAAATTCTCGTTTCAAAAAAGTTGGCCCTCAATGGTTTTATCATTCAATTGTTTAA